The Streptomyces sp. CC0208 genome window below encodes:
- the murC gene encoding UDP-N-acetylmuramate--L-alanine ligase, with protein sequence MAPGLPTAMDRPHFIGIGGAGMSGIAKILAQRGAKVAGSDAKESATAEALRALGATVHIGHAAEHLAADATCVVVSSAIRADNPELARAAELGIPVVHRSDALASLMDGLRPIAVAGTHGKTTTTSMLAVSLSELGLRPSYAIGGDLDAPGSNALHGEGEIFVAEADESDRSFHKYAPEVAIVLNVELDHHANYASMDEIYESFETFVDRIAKGGTLVVNADHEGARELTWRVTASGVRVVTYGDAEDADVRVLSVAPQGLKSEVTVLLDGRQLTFTVSVPGRHYAHNAVAALAAGVALGVPAEDLAPALAAYTGVKRRLQLKGEAAGVQVIDSYAHHPTEMTADLEAMRAAAGDARILVVFQPHLFSRTQELGKEMGEALALADGSLVLEIYPAREDPIPGVTSELIIDAARAAGADVTPVHDKADVPEVVAGMAKAGDLVLTMGAGDVTDLGPLILDRLAK encoded by the coding sequence ATGGCACCCGGCCTTCCTACCGCCATGGACCGACCGCACTTCATCGGGATCGGTGGGGCCGGGATGTCGGGGATCGCGAAGATCCTCGCGCAGCGCGGCGCGAAGGTGGCCGGCAGTGACGCCAAGGAGTCCGCCACCGCGGAGGCCCTGCGCGCGCTCGGCGCGACCGTGCACATCGGGCACGCCGCCGAGCACCTGGCGGCCGACGCCACCTGTGTGGTCGTGTCGTCGGCGATCCGGGCCGACAACCCCGAGCTGGCCCGGGCGGCCGAGCTCGGCATCCCGGTCGTGCACCGCTCCGACGCCCTCGCCTCGCTGATGGACGGCCTGCGGCCGATCGCGGTCGCCGGCACGCACGGCAAGACGACCACGACCTCGATGCTGGCGGTCTCCCTGTCCGAGCTGGGACTGCGGCCCTCGTACGCGATCGGCGGCGACCTGGACGCCCCCGGCTCCAACGCGCTGCACGGCGAGGGCGAGATCTTCGTCGCCGAGGCGGACGAATCGGACCGCAGCTTCCACAAGTACGCCCCCGAGGTCGCCATCGTCCTCAACGTCGAGCTCGACCACCACGCCAACTACGCGTCGATGGACGAGATCTACGAGTCCTTCGAGACCTTCGTGGACCGCATCGCCAAGGGCGGCACGCTGGTCGTCAACGCGGACCACGAGGGCGCCCGGGAGCTGACCTGGCGGGTCACGGCGAGCGGTGTGCGCGTGGTGACGTACGGCGACGCCGAGGACGCCGACGTGCGGGTGCTGTCGGTCGCGCCCCAGGGCCTCAAGAGCGAGGTCACCGTCCTCCTCGACGGCAGGCAGCTCACCTTCACGGTCTCCGTCCCCGGCCGCCACTACGCGCACAACGCGGTGGCCGCGCTGGCCGCGGGCGTGGCGCTCGGTGTCCCCGCCGAGGATCTGGCGCCTGCCCTGGCCGCGTACACCGGTGTCAAGCGGCGCCTCCAGCTCAAGGGCGAGGCGGCCGGGGTGCAGGTCATCGACTCCTACGCCCACCACCCCACGGAGATGACGGCGGACCTGGAGGCCATGCGCGCCGCCGCCGGGGACGCCCGCATCCTCGTGGTCTTCCAGCCCCATCTGTTCTCGCGGACGCAGGAGCTCGGCAAGGAGATGGGCGAGGCCCTCGCGCTCGCGGACGGCTCGCTGGTCCTGGAGATCTACCCGGCCCGCGAGGACCCGATCCCCGGGGTGACGAGCGAGCTGATCATCGACGCGGCGCGGGCCGCGGGCGCGGACGTGACGCCGGTCCACGACAAGGCGGACGTGCCGGAGGTGGTCGCGGGAATGGCGAAGGCCGGTGATCTCGTTCTCACCATGGGCGCGGGTGACGTGACGGACCTCGGCCCGCTGATCCTGGACCGTCTCGCGAAGTAA
- a CDS encoding pyrimidine reductase family protein has protein sequence MRRLFPVTDETEIRNPEGETGHDWSLAELAAAYAYPELGPGPGTPEVWLRANMVSTLDGAAQHDGRSHPISTATDMRIFGTLRALADVVIAGAETVRQEGYRPARVRDEFAELREAAGQGPVPAIAVITASLDLDFSLPLYTSPLVPTLILTGAAAAPDRVAAAEKAGARVVIAGDGVGVDPARAVRALAQLGHTRLLTEGGPRLLGQLVAAGVLDELCLTLSPMLTAGSAQRIAGGPSVAVPARFELDSLLEEDGFLYSRYRRH, from the coding sequence ATGCGACGCCTGTTCCCTGTGACCGACGAGACAGAGATCCGGAACCCCGAGGGGGAGACCGGCCATGACTGGAGCCTCGCCGAGCTGGCCGCCGCCTACGCGTACCCCGAGCTCGGGCCCGGCCCCGGGACCCCCGAGGTGTGGCTGCGCGCCAACATGGTCTCCACGCTGGACGGGGCCGCCCAGCACGACGGCCGGTCGCACCCCATCTCCACCGCGACCGACATGCGGATCTTCGGAACGTTGCGAGCCCTTGCGGACGTGGTGATCGCCGGTGCCGAAACGGTACGGCAGGAGGGATACCGGCCCGCACGCGTGCGGGACGAGTTCGCGGAGCTCCGGGAGGCGGCCGGACAGGGCCCGGTCCCGGCGATCGCGGTGATCACCGCGAGCCTGGACCTGGACTTCTCGCTCCCGCTGTACACCTCGCCCCTGGTGCCCACGCTGATCCTCACCGGCGCCGCGGCGGCTCCGGACCGGGTCGCCGCGGCCGAGAAGGCGGGCGCGCGGGTGGTGATCGCCGGGGACGGTGTCGGCGTGGACCCCGCGCGGGCCGTGCGGGCGCTCGCCCAGCTCGGACACACCCGGCTGCTGACCGAGGGCGGCCCCCGGCTGCTCGGGCAGCTGGTGGCCGCCGGGGTGCTCGACGAGCTCTGTCTGACCCTGTCCCCGATGCTCACCGCGGGAAGCGCGCAGCGGATCGCCGGGGGGCCGTCGGTGGCCGTCCCGGCGCGGTTCGAACTGGACTCCCTGCTGGAGGAGGACGGCTTCCTCTACAGCAGGTATCGCAGGCACTGA
- a CDS encoding FAD-dependent oxidoreductase, which translates to MTENRHVKGSYWLETAPGGPRPPLTEDLDVDVAVIGAGIAGLSTAWELTRAGRRVAVLEAGQVAAGVTGHTTAKLTALHTLIYDKLRRTRGPEGARLYARSQSEAIERAAEIAEELGVDCDWEQRSAYTYVHDESRVEELRAEAAAAREAGLPASFVTETGLPFPVAGAVRVTGQAQFHPRKYLLALAEDLVASGAAVHEHTAVLGLDEGEPCRLSTDTRATVTARDVVVATHYPIFDRALLFARLSPRRELVVAGTIERERDPDGMYITPDEGTRSVRTAPWDADRRLLIVTGEHFTPGTGDTRARFDDLSAWATRNFPGVELSHAWATQDNDPTDTVPLVGPLHPGARHAYVATGFGGWGMSGGIMAGRLLAAQITGEECAWSELYDPRRLRSTVREAPTFLKTQGKVARHFVGDRLRPAPPLESLPPGEGAVVRVNGDRLAVYRDDDGDLHAVSPRCTHLGCLVSFNGAEDAWECPCHGSRFATDGKVIQGPATKPLEQRDI; encoded by the coding sequence ATGACCGAGAACCGGCATGTCAAGGGCTCGTACTGGCTGGAGACGGCACCCGGCGGACCCCGGCCGCCGCTGACCGAGGACCTCGACGTCGACGTGGCCGTCATCGGCGCCGGCATCGCCGGGCTGAGCACGGCGTGGGAGCTGACGCGGGCCGGCCGGCGGGTGGCGGTCCTGGAGGCCGGGCAGGTGGCCGCCGGCGTCACCGGGCACACCACGGCCAAGCTGACCGCCCTGCACACCCTGATCTACGACAAGCTGCGCCGCACCCGCGGCCCCGAGGGCGCCCGGCTGTACGCCCGCTCGCAGAGCGAGGCGATCGAGCGGGCCGCCGAGATCGCGGAAGAGCTGGGCGTCGACTGCGACTGGGAGCAGCGCAGCGCCTACACCTACGTCCATGACGAGAGCCGGGTCGAGGAGCTGCGGGCCGAGGCGGCGGCCGCCCGGGAGGCGGGACTGCCGGCGTCGTTCGTGACGGAGACCGGGCTGCCGTTCCCGGTGGCGGGCGCGGTGCGGGTGACCGGGCAGGCGCAGTTCCATCCGCGCAAGTACCTGCTGGCCCTGGCCGAGGACCTGGTCGCCTCCGGTGCGGCCGTGCACGAGCACACCGCGGTCCTCGGGCTCGACGAGGGCGAGCCGTGCCGGCTGTCGACCGACACCCGGGCCACGGTGACGGCCCGGGACGTGGTGGTCGCCACCCACTACCCGATCTTCGACCGGGCCCTGCTGTTCGCCCGGCTCTCCCCGCGCCGCGAGCTGGTCGTCGCCGGGACGATCGAGCGGGAGCGGGACCCGGACGGCATGTACATCACGCCGGACGAGGGCACCCGCTCGGTCCGCACGGCCCCCTGGGACGCCGACCGGCGGCTGCTCATCGTCACCGGCGAGCACTTCACCCCCGGCACGGGCGACACCCGGGCCCGGTTCGACGACCTCTCGGCCTGGGCCACTCGGAACTTCCCGGGCGTCGAGCTCAGCCACGCCTGGGCCACCCAGGACAACGACCCCACCGACACCGTGCCGCTCGTAGGCCCGCTGCACCCGGGGGCCCGGCACGCCTATGTCGCCACCGGCTTCGGCGGCTGGGGCATGAGCGGCGGCATCATGGCGGGCCGCCTGCTCGCGGCCCAGATCACCGGCGAGGAGTGCGCGTGGAGCGAGCTGTACGACCCGCGCCGCCTGCGCTCGACGGTCCGCGAGGCCCCGACCTTCCTCAAGACCCAGGGAAAGGTGGCCCGCCACTTCGTCGGGGACCGGCTGCGCCCGGCACCCCCGCTGGAGTCCCTCCCGCCGGGCGAGGGCGCGGTGGTCCGGGTGAACGGCGACCGCCTCGCGGTCTACCGCGACGACGACGGCGACCTCCACGCCGTCTCCCCCCGCTGCACCCACCTGGGATGCCTGGTCTCCTTCAACGGCGCCGAGGACGCCTGGGAGTGCCCGTGCCACGGCTCCCGCTTCGCCACGGACGGCAAGGTGATCCAGGGGCCGGCGACCAAGCCGCTGGAGCAGCGGGACATCTGA
- the msrB gene encoding peptide-methionine (R)-S-oxide reductase MsrB, with product MSYDVEKPDEQWRAELTPAEYAVLRQAGTEPAFTGEYTNTKATGVYSCRACGAELFTSTTKFESHCGWPSFYDPKDTDAVELIQDRSHGMVRTEVRCARCGSHLGHVFEGEGYPTPTDQRYCINSISLRLTADED from the coding sequence ATGTCGTACGACGTCGAAAAGCCGGACGAGCAGTGGCGAGCGGAGCTGACCCCGGCCGAGTACGCCGTACTCCGCCAGGCCGGGACGGAACCCGCCTTCACCGGTGAGTACACCAACACCAAGGCCACCGGCGTGTACTCCTGTCGCGCCTGCGGTGCCGAACTCTTCACCTCCACCACGAAGTTCGAGTCCCACTGCGGCTGGCCGAGCTTCTACGACCCGAAGGACACGGACGCGGTCGAGCTGATCCAGGACCGCTCGCACGGGATGGTGCGCACGGAGGTGCGCTGCGCCCGCTGCGGCTCACACCTCGGACATGTGTTCGAGGGTGAGGGGTATCCGACCCCCACCGACCAGCGGTACTGCATCAACAGCATCTCCCTGCGGTTGACGGCCGACGAGGACTGA
- a CDS encoding PhoX family protein has protein sequence MSLSGSPATRRQVLARSGALGAGIAFTGALSELFAGTAAAQSLGHHGYGPLVPDPKGLLDLPKGFRYKVLSREGDQLRSGEGKVPSNHDGMTALPGRHGRVHLVRNHENRPTAAIAVPTVDGLTYDPAGKGGCTALTLDSRNNVLSERVAIAGTAVNCAGGPTPWGTWLTCEETEDKAGTNGYTKDHGFIFEVDPTDPHRSGAVPLTAMGRFQHEAIAIDPKRGIVYETEDAFLKPFGLFYRFLPHKPEGGLGSLRAGGRLQAMRVPGVPDLSAIQETGACFEGIEWVDVPDPLATETPVRLQDFGPKGITHAQKLEGCYWGGTSVYFVSSFAHSADGSAADHFGQIWRYDPSARRLTLVIVFGPDTDVQLPGESPDNICLAPSGGLMVCEDGSGAQHVFGVTRHGEVYAMARGRQNIGTPEAPEWGEFAGVTFSPDGQTMYVNCYTPGTTFAVTGPWRK, from the coding sequence ATGTCTCTGTCCGGTTCTCCGGCGACACGACGTCAGGTCCTGGCCCGTTCCGGCGCCTTGGGCGCGGGTATCGCCTTCACCGGCGCCCTCTCCGAACTCTTCGCCGGCACCGCCGCCGCCCAGTCCCTCGGACACCACGGCTACGGCCCCCTCGTCCCCGACCCGAAGGGCCTGCTGGACCTGCCGAAAGGTTTCCGTTACAAGGTCCTCTCCCGCGAGGGAGACCAGCTCCGCTCCGGTGAGGGCAAGGTCCCCTCGAACCACGACGGCATGACCGCTCTGCCCGGCAGACACGGTCGCGTCCACCTGGTCCGCAACCACGAGAACCGCCCCACCGCGGCCATCGCCGTCCCCACCGTCGACGGTCTTACCTACGACCCGGCGGGCAAGGGCGGCTGTACGGCCCTCACGCTGGACTCCCGCAACAACGTGCTGTCGGAGCGGGTCGCCATCGCCGGCACCGCCGTCAACTGCGCGGGCGGGCCCACGCCTTGGGGCACCTGGCTCACCTGCGAGGAGACCGAGGACAAGGCCGGCACCAACGGCTACACCAAGGACCACGGCTTCATCTTCGAGGTCGATCCGACGGACCCGCACCGCAGTGGCGCGGTCCCGCTGACCGCGATGGGCCGCTTCCAGCACGAGGCCATCGCGATCGACCCGAAACGCGGCATCGTCTACGAGACCGAGGACGCCTTCCTCAAGCCCTTCGGCCTCTTCTACCGCTTCCTGCCCCACAAGCCCGAGGGTGGCCTCGGTTCACTGCGCGCGGGCGGCCGGCTCCAGGCGATGCGGGTGCCCGGCGTACCGGACCTGTCCGCGATCCAGGAGACCGGCGCCTGCTTCGAGGGCATCGAATGGGTCGACGTACCGGACCCGCTGGCCACCGAAACCCCCGTCCGGCTCCAGGACTTCGGCCCCAAGGGCATCACCCACGCCCAGAAGCTGGAGGGCTGCTACTGGGGCGGGACGTCCGTCTACTTCGTCTCGTCGTTCGCGCACAGCGCCGACGGTTCGGCCGCCGACCACTTCGGGCAGATCTGGCGCTACGACCCCTCGGCGCGCCGCCTCACCCTGGTGATCGTCTTCGGTCCAGACACCGATGTGCAGCTGCCCGGCGAGTCCCCGGACAACATCTGCCTCGCGCCCAGCGGTGGCCTGATGGTGTGCGAGGACGGCAGCGGCGCCCAGCACGTCTTCGGTGTGACCCGGCACGGCGAGGTCTACGCGATGGCCCGCGGCCGGCAGAACATCGGCACGCCCGAGGCACCGGAATGGGGCGAGTTCGCCGGCGTCACCTTCTCCCCCGACGGGCAGACGATGTACGTCAACTGCTACACGCCCGGGACGACCTTCGCGGTGACGGGGCCCTGGCGCAAATAG
- a CDS encoding SulP family inorganic anion transporter, giving the protein MTKYPHLRQDFAASLVVFLVALPLCVGVAVASGVPAELGLVTGIVGGIITGLMRGSSLQVSGPAAGLTVLVFEAVSEFGLPALGVIVLAAGLIQLAMGALKLGRWFRAISVSVVEGMLAGIGLVIIAGQLYSAAGLKAPASGLDKILGLPGAVVDALGSTTALVSLAVGAGTIAVLVLWKKLPKKAQTVPGALAAVLLATVVTQVFGLSIATVEVNGLLASIQPPGMDAFGELANPAIFGTIIAFTLIASAESLFSAAAVDRLHDGPRTEYDKELMAQGVGNTVCGALGALPMTAVIVRSSANVQAGAKTKASRVMHGVWLLLFAALLPSALALIPLPALAGILVHAGFKLIPFKEIVSLWRGHRGEALILVATAVSIVAVNMFEGVLIGLALSVVKTAWEASHLKLEIVDKGAGPIQAHLSGNATFLRLPKILDSLESLPQDRPVELDLSGLHHLDHACRTALENWAERHSAVGTEPVRVTEPEPAKATAA; this is encoded by the coding sequence ATGACCAAATACCCTCACCTGCGGCAGGACTTCGCCGCTTCCCTGGTCGTCTTCCTGGTCGCGCTCCCGCTCTGCGTGGGCGTGGCCGTCGCCTCCGGCGTCCCGGCCGAACTGGGCCTCGTCACCGGCATAGTCGGCGGCATAATCACCGGTCTGATGCGGGGCAGCAGCCTCCAGGTCTCAGGACCCGCGGCCGGTCTGACCGTGCTCGTCTTCGAAGCGGTGAGCGAGTTCGGGCTGCCCGCGCTCGGTGTCATCGTGCTGGCCGCCGGACTGATCCAGCTCGCCATGGGCGCCCTCAAGCTGGGGCGCTGGTTCCGGGCGATATCCGTCTCGGTCGTCGAGGGCATGCTGGCCGGTATCGGTCTCGTGATCATCGCGGGCCAGCTCTACTCGGCGGCCGGTCTGAAGGCCCCCGCCTCCGGACTGGACAAGATCCTCGGCCTGCCCGGCGCCGTCGTCGACGCGCTGGGAAGCACCACGGCGCTCGTCTCGCTCGCCGTCGGCGCGGGCACCATCGCGGTGCTGGTGCTGTGGAAGAAGCTGCCCAAGAAGGCGCAGACCGTGCCGGGCGCGCTCGCCGCGGTCCTGCTGGCCACCGTGGTCACCCAGGTCTTCGGTCTGTCGATCGCCACCGTCGAGGTGAACGGCCTGCTGGCCTCCATCCAGCCGCCCGGTATGGACGCCTTCGGCGAACTGGCCAACCCGGCCATCTTCGGCACGATCATCGCGTTCACGCTGATCGCCTCCGCCGAATCGCTGTTCAGCGCGGCCGCGGTGGACCGCCTGCACGACGGTCCGCGCACCGAGTACGACAAGGAGCTCATGGCCCAGGGCGTGGGCAACACCGTGTGCGGCGCGCTCGGCGCCCTGCCCATGACCGCGGTCATCGTGCGCAGCTCCGCCAACGTCCAGGCGGGCGCGAAGACCAAGGCGTCCCGGGTCATGCACGGCGTGTGGCTGCTGCTGTTCGCGGCCCTGCTGCCCTCGGCGCTGGCCCTGATCCCACTGCCCGCGCTCGCCGGCATCCTGGTCCACGCCGGTTTCAAGCTGATCCCCTTCAAGGAGATCGTGTCGCTGTGGCGCGGCCACCGCGGTGAGGCGCTGATCCTGGTGGCCACGGCCGTCTCGATCGTCGCGGTGAACATGTTCGAGGGCGTGCTGATCGGTCTGGCCCTGTCGGTCGTCAAGACCGCCTGGGAGGCATCGCACCTCAAGCTGGAGATCGTCGACAAGGGCGCGGGCCCGATCCAGGCCCACCTGTCGGGCAACGCGACCTTCCTCAGGCTGCCGAAGATCCTCGACAGTCTGGAGTCGCTGCCCCAGGACCGGCCCGTGGAGCTGGACCTCTCCGGTCTGCACCACCTGGACCACGCCTGCCGTACGGCTCTGGAGAACTGGGCCGAGCGGCACAGCGCGGTCGGCACGGAACCGGTCCGGGTCACGGAACCGGAGCCGGCGAAGGCCACCGCCGCCTAG
- the zapE gene encoding cell division protein ZapE gives MTDTAPLSLCDREPHVPADRLVAEMVPPPRFDSVRFDTYIPDPNQPSQTEAVRVLEGFAAGLGGAHAVGGGRRGFLGLGRPRAPKTPAGPRGVYLDGGYGVGKTHLLASLWHATPAEPSLKAFGTFVELTNLVGALGFQKTVQTLSGHRLLCIDEFELDDPGDTVLVSTLLGKLVDAGVALAATSNTLPGKLGEGRFAAVDFLREIQGLAAHFRPLRIDGEDYRHRGLPEAPAPFTDEEVTRAAYATEGASLDDFPSLLAHLAKVHPSRYGALTDDLRAVCLTDVQPVPDQSTALRLVVLADRLYDREVPVLASGQPFDRLFSEEMLNGGYRKKYFRAISRLTALARDAKGLVA, from the coding sequence ATGACCGACACCGCCCCGCTCTCCCTGTGCGACCGTGAGCCGCACGTTCCCGCGGACCGGCTGGTCGCCGAGATGGTGCCGCCGCCGCGGTTCGACTCGGTGCGTTTCGACACGTACATCCCGGACCCGAACCAGCCCAGCCAGACCGAGGCCGTCCGGGTCCTGGAGGGCTTCGCGGCGGGCCTCGGCGGCGCGCACGCGGTCGGCGGCGGCAGGCGCGGCTTCCTCGGACTCGGCAGGCCCAGGGCCCCGAAGACCCCGGCGGGCCCCCGTGGCGTCTACCTCGACGGCGGCTACGGCGTCGGCAAGACCCACCTGCTGGCCTCCCTCTGGCACGCCACCCCCGCCGAACCCTCCCTCAAGGCGTTCGGCACCTTCGTCGAGCTGACCAACCTGGTCGGCGCCCTCGGCTTCCAGAAGACGGTCCAGACGCTCTCCGGCCACCGTCTGCTGTGCATCGACGAGTTCGAGCTGGACGACCCGGGCGACACCGTCCTGGTCTCCACCCTGCTGGGCAAGCTGGTCGACGCGGGCGTGGCGCTCGCCGCCACCTCCAACACCCTGCCGGGCAAGCTCGGCGAGGGCCGGTTCGCGGCCGTCGACTTCCTGCGCGAGATCCAGGGCCTGGCGGCGCACTTCCGGCCGCTGCGCATCGACGGCGAGGACTACCGCCACCGCGGGCTGCCCGAGGCGCCGGCGCCGTTCACCGACGAGGAGGTCACGAGGGCGGCGTACGCCACCGAGGGCGCCTCGCTCGACGACTTCCCGAGCCTGCTGGCACACCTCGCCAAGGTCCACCCCAGCCGGTACGGCGCCCTGACCGACGACCTCCGGGCGGTCTGCCTCACCGACGTGCAGCCGGTGCCGGACCAGTCGACGGCGCTCCGGCTCGTGGTGCTCGCGGACCGTCTCTACGACCGCGAGGTTCCGGTGCTGGCCTCCGGGCAGCCCTTCGACCGGCTGTTCAGCGAGGAGATGCTGAACGGCGGCTACCGCAAGAAGTACTTCCGCGCGATATCCCGGCTGACCGCGCTGGCGCGCGACGCGAAGGGTCTCGTCGCTTAA
- a CDS encoding polyphosphate kinase 2 family protein has product MSKKGSKAREAKKGAQGGDGLALRELLRVPGGKPVDLAAHDARETPAGPRDKRAGRAAMTELSDPLADLQERLWAASSAGDRRRVLLVLQGMDTSGKGGTVKHVIGLFNPSGCRVHAFKAPTPKELTHPFLWRIKKALPQAGELGIFDRSHYEDVLIARVRSLAAPAEIERRYDEINRFEKALTDDGVTVVKCFLHISYGEQRDRLLKRLDRPDKHWKFNVADIDERALWPAYQQAYELALERCSTPYAPWYLVPADRKWYRNWAVSRLLLEHLSELDPRYPEADFDVEEARRRLLEQ; this is encoded by the coding sequence ATGTCGAAGAAGGGCTCGAAGGCCCGCGAGGCGAAGAAGGGCGCGCAGGGCGGGGACGGCCTCGCCCTGCGCGAGCTGCTGCGCGTACCGGGCGGCAAGCCGGTGGACCTGGCCGCCCACGACGCGCGGGAGACCCCGGCCGGCCCCCGTGACAAGCGGGCCGGCCGGGCCGCGATGACCGAGCTGTCCGACCCGCTCGCCGACCTCCAGGAACGTTTGTGGGCGGCGAGCTCGGCGGGCGACCGGCGCCGGGTCCTGCTGGTGCTGCAGGGCATGGACACCAGCGGCAAGGGCGGCACGGTCAAGCACGTCATCGGCCTGTTCAACCCGTCCGGCTGCCGTGTCCACGCCTTCAAGGCCCCCACGCCGAAGGAACTCACGCACCCCTTCCTCTGGCGCATCAAGAAGGCCCTGCCGCAAGCCGGCGAGCTGGGCATCTTCGACCGCTCGCACTACGAGGACGTCCTCATCGCCCGCGTCCGCTCCCTCGCCGCGCCCGCGGAGATCGAGCGCCGCTACGACGAGATCAACCGCTTCGAGAAGGCCCTCACCGACGACGGCGTCACCGTCGTCAAGTGCTTCCTGCACATCTCGTACGGCGAACAGCGCGACCGCCTCCTCAAGCGCCTGGACCGCCCGGACAAGCACTGGAAGTTCAACGTCGCCGACATCGACGAGCGCGCCCTGTGGCCCGCCTACCAGCAGGCGTACGAGCTGGCCCTGGAGCGCTGCTCGACCCCGTACGCCCCCTGGTACCTGGTCCCCGCCGACCGCAAGTGGTACCGGAACTGGGCGGTCAGCCGGCTCCTCCTGGAGCACCTGTCGGAGCTGGACCCGCGCTACCCGGAGGCGGACTTCGACGTGGAGGAGGCCCGCCGACGGCTGCTGGAACAGTGA
- a CDS encoding slipin family protein, producing MLQELLTAAVAAAAAGTVYLAAAARVVKQYERGVVFRLGRLAGEVRDPGFTAIVPFVDRLHKVNMQIVTMPVPAQEGITRDNVTVRVDAVVYFRVVDAASALVKVEDYKFAVSQMAQTSLRSIIGKSELDDLLSNREKLNEGLELMIDSPAVGWGVQVDRVEIKDVSLPDTMKRSMARQAEADRERRARVINADAELQASKKLAEAAKEMSEQPAALQLRLLQTVVAVAAEKNSTLVLPFPVELLRFLERAQEHPTGT from the coding sequence ATGCTCCAGGAACTGTTGACGGCGGCCGTGGCGGCCGCGGCCGCCGGGACCGTCTACCTCGCGGCGGCGGCCAGGGTCGTCAAGCAGTACGAGCGCGGAGTGGTCTTCCGCCTCGGACGCCTCGCGGGCGAGGTGCGGGACCCCGGGTTCACGGCGATCGTGCCGTTCGTGGACCGGCTGCACAAGGTGAACATGCAGATCGTCACGATGCCGGTGCCGGCCCAGGAGGGCATCACCCGGGACAACGTGACCGTGCGCGTGGACGCGGTGGTCTACTTCCGGGTCGTCGACGCGGCGAGCGCCCTCGTCAAGGTCGAGGACTACAAGTTCGCCGTCTCCCAGATGGCGCAGACCTCGCTGCGCTCGATCATCGGCAAGAGCGAGCTGGACGACCTGCTGTCCAACCGCGAGAAACTCAACGAGGGCCTGGAGCTGATGATCGACAGCCCGGCCGTCGGCTGGGGCGTGCAGGTGGACCGCGTCGAGATCAAGGACGTGTCGCTGCCGGACACGATGAAGCGGTCGATGGCACGCCAGGCCGAGGCCGACCGTGAGCGGCGGGCCCGGGTCATCAACGCCGACGCCGAACTCCAGGCATCCAAGAAGCTCGCCGAAGCCGCCAAGGAGATGTCCGAGCAGCCCGCCGCACTGCAACTCAGGCTGCTGCAGACGGTCGTGGCGGTGGCCGCCGAGAAGAACTCGACACTCGTCCTGCCCTTCCCGGTGGAGCTGCTGCGCTTCCTGGAACGGGCGCAGGAACACCCGACCGGGACCTGA
- a CDS encoding carbonic anhydrase, which translates to MQPLIDNARTFGQRPEEFAKLAEGQSPQVLFITCSDSRVVPALITGASPGELFELRTAGNIVPPYASEHPTSEAATIEYAVEVLGVRDIVVCGHSHCGAVGALVRGDDLDAVPAVRAWLNHATPRPAGATEDPEVAEGVQNHVLAQVLRLRSYPFIDKKLAEDQLTLHAWYYEVHTGAVRVHRAETDAFEGL; encoded by the coding sequence ATGCAGCCCCTCATCGACAACGCCCGTACGTTCGGACAGCGCCCTGAGGAGTTCGCCAAGCTGGCCGAAGGCCAGTCCCCCCAGGTTCTGTTCATCACCTGCTCGGATTCCAGGGTCGTCCCGGCCCTGATCACGGGCGCCAGCCCGGGCGAGCTCTTCGAGCTGCGCACCGCGGGCAACATCGTTCCCCCCTACGCCTCGGAGCACCCCACCAGCGAGGCGGCCACCATCGAGTACGCCGTGGAGGTGCTGGGCGTCCGCGACATCGTGGTCTGCGGACACTCGCACTGCGGCGCCGTCGGCGCCCTGGTCCGCGGCGACGACCTGGACGCCGTTCCGGCCGTGCGTGCCTGGCTCAACCACGCCACCCCGCGCCCGGCCGGCGCCACCGAGGACCCGGAAGTGGCCGAGGGCGTGCAGAACCACGTCCTGGCCCAGGTGCTGCGCCTCAGGTCGTACCCGTTCATCGACAAGAAGCTGGCGGAGGACCAACTGACCCTGCACGCCTGGTACTACGAGGTGCACACGGGCGCGGTGCGCGTCCACCGCGCCGAGACCGACGCGTTCGAGGGTCTGTGA